In Nitrospira sp., one genomic interval encodes:
- a CDS encoding molybdopterin-dependent oxidoreductase gives MKNWLRMRRRSLLKLSGIAAAAGLTGGCDAVGSVFGRMFAMPPRETNYYTQNNKFYVVNYSDSPFNVSRDLHQDEWRLSVQGEVKKPLTLGWRELLNRDNFEQVSTLMCIDTLPGGDSLGNARWRGISLKKLLQEAEVDEDTTRDIVFRGADAYDDSIPFSRAMQDDVMLAFLMNGEKLPKEHGFPLRLLVPGLYGIKNVKWIVEIEAYAGDYKGYWQRKGWTDDGTIKIFSRIDSPGHYQTLRGPEQRFRGIAFGGPNSISRVEISFDAARTWDSCEIETPMSPYSWVIWNYSWRPPKRGKYQVAVRAIDTKGQLQISELIRPQPAGASGLHTIIADVDTIESAQS, from the coding sequence ATGAAAAATTGGCTCAGAATGAGGCGACGCAGTCTCTTAAAACTCAGCGGCATTGCGGCAGCAGCGGGCCTAACAGGCGGCTGCGATGCCGTAGGCTCCGTGTTCGGTCGGATGTTCGCCATGCCCCCGCGCGAAACGAACTATTACACCCAGAACAACAAATTCTATGTCGTGAACTACTCCGATTCCCCATTCAACGTTTCTCGCGACCTTCATCAGGATGAATGGAGGTTATCGGTCCAGGGAGAAGTCAAGAAGCCCCTCACCTTGGGGTGGCGTGAGTTATTGAATCGCGACAACTTTGAGCAGGTTTCCACACTCATGTGCATCGATACTCTTCCGGGAGGCGATAGCCTGGGCAACGCGCGCTGGCGCGGAATCTCGCTCAAAAAATTGCTGCAGGAAGCCGAAGTCGATGAAGACACGACACGCGATATTGTGTTTCGGGGGGCTGACGCCTATGACGACAGCATCCCGTTTTCCCGAGCCATGCAAGACGATGTCATGCTCGCGTTCCTGATGAATGGCGAGAAACTCCCGAAGGAGCATGGGTTTCCTCTGCGCCTGCTGGTTCCCGGCCTGTATGGGATCAAGAATGTGAAATGGATTGTGGAGATCGAGGCCTACGCCGGTGACTATAAAGGCTACTGGCAACGCAAAGGCTGGACGGATGACGGCACGATCAAGATTTTTTCCCGCATCGACTCCCCAGGACACTATCAAACCTTACGCGGCCCCGAGCAACGGTTTCGCGGCATCGCGTTTGGTGGGCCCAATTCGATCAGCCGTGTCGAGATCAGTTTTGATGCGGCGAGAACATGGGACTCGTGCGAAATCGAAACGCCGATGTCACCCTACTCATGGGTCATTTGGAACTATTCCTGGCGTCCGCCGAAACGAGGGAAATATCAGGTCGCAGTCCGTGCGATCGACACTAAAGGTCAACTGCAGATTTCCGAACTGATCCGTCCGCAGCCGGCAGGAGCCAGCGGACTCCATACGATCATCGCGGACGTGGACACTATCGAGTCAGCGCAAAGCTAA
- a CDS encoding nucleoside deaminase, translating to MRRAIELSRRGMESGDGGPFGAVIVKDRMIVGEGWNRVVATNDPTAHGEIVAIRAATQTLKHFNLKGCDIYTSAQPCPMCLGAIYWARLDRIYYGNSVKDAAAIGFDDDQFYRQLGRAPQDRTVPEVQLLAEEARLIFQEYAAQVGAVRY from the coding sequence ATGCGGCGGGCGATCGAGCTGAGCCGTCGAGGCATGGAGTCAGGGGATGGCGGCCCATTCGGTGCTGTGATTGTGAAAGACCGTATGATCGTGGGCGAAGGATGGAACCGCGTAGTTGCCACGAACGACCCGACTGCCCACGGCGAAATCGTGGCGATTCGCGCGGCGACCCAAACGCTGAAGCATTTTAACCTCAAGGGCTGCGACATCTATACGAGTGCTCAGCCCTGTCCGATGTGTTTGGGTGCCATTTACTGGGCGCGCCTCGACCGGATCTATTACGGGAATAGCGTGAAGGATGCGGCTGCGATCGGCTTTGACGACGACCAGTTCTATCGCCAGTTGGGCCGTGCCCCTCAAGATCGGACGGTTCCGGAGGTCCAATTGCTGGCGGAGGAGGCTCGCCTCATATTTCAGGAGTATGCGGCGCAGGTAGGTGCAGTTCGCTACTGA
- a CDS encoding pseudouridine synthase: MMRSASRTLAFNKPYDVLPCFTDSDGRTTLAEFIRVRGVYAAGRLDRDSEGLLLLTSDGALARAITDPRHYLPKVYWAQVERIPDDRALEHLRQGVLLNGRRTRPAQAHVLTAEPRLPDRPVSIRFRKHVPTAWLQLTLYEGRNRQVRRMTAAVGHPTLRLVRVAIGPIALGGLLPGQWRELTREEVTGIVQAGQSGPQRESGRRVRT, encoded by the coding sequence ATGATGCGATCAGCGAGCCGGACCCTTGCCTTCAACAAGCCCTACGACGTGTTGCCCTGTTTTACCGATTCCGATGGACGCACGACCCTGGCCGAGTTCATCCGTGTCCGGGGCGTGTATGCCGCCGGGCGGCTGGACCGGGACAGCGAAGGTCTGCTCTTGCTGACATCCGACGGCGCATTGGCTCGCGCGATTACCGATCCTCGGCATTACCTTCCAAAGGTCTATTGGGCTCAAGTCGAGCGGATCCCGGATGACAGGGCATTGGAGCATCTGCGCCAGGGAGTCCTGCTGAACGGCAGACGGACGAGGCCTGCGCAAGCGCATGTATTGACGGCGGAGCCACGGTTACCTGATCGACCGGTCTCGATCCGGTTTCGAAAACACGTTCCGACCGCCTGGCTCCAGCTCACGTTGTACGAAGGAAGGAATCGGCAAGTGCGGCGTATGACCGCTGCCGTGGGGCATCCGACGCTACGGCTGGTGAGGGTCGCCATCGGTCCGATCGCCTTGGGGGGGCTTTTGCCAGGACAATGGCGTGAGTTGACCAGGGAGGAGGTCACCGGGATTGTTCAGGCCGGCCAGTCCGGACCGCAGCGCGAATCCGGCAGGAGGGTACGAACATGA
- a CDS encoding zinc metallopeptidase, which produces MRWEGQRQSGNIEDRRGWGPARAGTGIGLGGLVLVLAISALTGTNPLTLLNLLSGVQNMTVSTDSDQRGPTGPPGDKLGAFASVVLADTEDTWRALLPKVGRPYGDPQMVLFTGAVRSACGTASSAVGPFYCPGDRKVYLDLSFFQELEQRLGAPGDFAQAYVIAHEIGHHVQNLLGIAEKVHRLQQRSSIVERNALSVQMELQADCFAGVWGYHARQDRNLIEPGDFEEGLRAAAAIGDDRLQKLGQGYVQPESWTHGSSEQRMTWLRRGLQSGDPAVCDTFADN; this is translated from the coding sequence ATGCGATGGGAAGGCCAACGGCAGAGCGGGAACATCGAAGATCGACGAGGGTGGGGACCGGCAAGGGCTGGAACGGGCATTGGGTTGGGTGGGCTCGTTCTGGTGCTCGCCATCAGCGCGCTGACCGGCACCAATCCACTGACGCTTCTCAACCTGCTGAGCGGCGTACAGAACATGACCGTCTCCACCGATAGCGACCAGCGCGGACCGACCGGGCCACCAGGGGACAAGCTCGGAGCCTTCGCGTCGGTTGTTCTCGCGGACACGGAGGACACCTGGCGGGCACTGCTCCCGAAGGTAGGACGCCCCTATGGCGATCCGCAGATGGTGCTATTCACCGGTGCGGTTCGATCCGCTTGCGGCACGGCCTCATCCGCTGTCGGCCCGTTTTATTGCCCGGGCGACCGCAAGGTCTATTTGGACCTTTCTTTTTTCCAAGAACTGGAACAGCGGCTTGGTGCTCCGGGTGACTTTGCTCAGGCCTATGTGATCGCCCATGAGATCGGTCACCACGTCCAAAACCTGCTCGGCATCGCAGAGAAAGTCCACCGCCTCCAACAACGGAGTTCCATCGTCGAGCGCAACGCCCTCTCTGTGCAGATGGAACTACAAGCCGACTGTTTCGCCGGAGTCTGGGGCTACCATGCACGTCAGGATCGGAACCTCATCGAGCCTGGCGACTTCGAAGAAGGGCTGCGCGCCGCAGCCGCGATCGGCGACGACCGGCTCCAGAAGCTGGGGCAGGGCTACGTGCAGCCAGAAAGTTGGACCCATGGCTCGTCCGAACAACGCATGACCTGGCTGCGACGGGGTCTGCAATCCGGCGATCCCGCTGTCTGCGACACCTTTGCCGACAACTAA
- a CDS encoding Slp family lipoprotein: MAFFLSLLLLLPVVMSGCATTSVVPDALQPQIDRTGTFPTVWESPDAYRGKVVVWGGEVLKTKALQGGTQFEVLQLPLDEGDAPTAQRTASRGRFFAWQREFLDPATVTDGTRVTIVGEVTGAAVDKLDEADYRYPTLEVIHLHRWEPNQLDEQRIPGPYWGVFGGFGIGGGGGIRSGEGIGIGF, from the coding sequence ATGGCGTTCTTCTTGTCCTTGCTCCTGTTGCTGCCGGTCGTCATGTCCGGCTGCGCCACCACCTCCGTCGTTCCCGACGCGCTTCAACCACAGATCGATCGAACCGGCACCTTCCCGACGGTATGGGAGTCGCCCGACGCCTATCGAGGCAAGGTGGTGGTGTGGGGTGGCGAGGTGTTGAAGACGAAAGCCCTTCAGGGTGGGACGCAGTTTGAGGTCTTGCAGTTGCCCTTGGATGAAGGCGACGCGCCTACGGCACAACGCACAGCGTCGCGGGGGCGGTTCTTTGCCTGGCAGCGAGAGTTTCTCGATCCGGCCACGGTCACCGACGGTACCAGGGTCACGATCGTCGGTGAGGTGACAGGTGCGGCCGTCGACAAGTTGGATGAGGCGGACTACCGTTACCCCACCCTGGAAGTCATACATCTGCATCGCTGGGAGCCGAATCAGCTCGATGAGCAGCGCATCCCGGGACCCTACTGGGGTGTGTTCGGCGGGTTCGGGATCGGCGGCGGTGGGGGGATCAGAAGCGGCGAAGGAATCGGCATCGGATTTTAG
- a CDS encoding serine protease, which translates to MSCSTVAQPAAMIRCSLALLAGLNLMSGPWATDVAALDAAALERAKQATIGVLEDTQDQRTPDKPGRILVRGTGFHLRDGYIVTARHAAEKNDPTTGSVIPKQIRILTTDLHELPADLVGDSAFMDVVVYRVAEAHRAKVAVGTAFAAGDVQPGQEVFTVGYPMGWGPTMSFGHLGNTSTFLQTVDTRLLQADVAACSGNSGGGLYNERGEVVGIMHAIIQTERDDSTARCSRMAFAIPALLAERIVNAALEGKPLTFSKMGIQMAAVRDGTKWRMAVKDVSEPAKSAGIQKHDVIIAVDDTEIDDAAHLKNYLIERTSPGQQVRVKVRRLDAALTFTVTLGGG; encoded by the coding sequence ATGAGTTGTTCAACAGTCGCGCAACCAGCCGCAATGATCCGCTGCTCCCTTGCTCTCCTTGCCGGTCTCAATCTAATGTCAGGCCCGTGGGCTACGGATGTAGCGGCCCTCGATGCTGCCGCCCTCGAACGCGCCAAACAGGCCACCATCGGCGTCCTGGAAGACACTCAGGATCAACGAACCCCCGACAAGCCCGGCAGGATCCTCGTGCGTGGCACCGGGTTTCACCTGCGTGACGGATACATCGTCACGGCCCGCCACGCTGCGGAGAAAAACGATCCCACCACCGGCAGCGTCATTCCGAAACAGATTCGGATCCTGACGACCGATCTCCACGAATTACCGGCCGATCTAGTCGGAGACAGCGCCTTCATGGATGTGGTGGTCTACCGCGTCGCCGAGGCCCATCGCGCGAAGGTGGCGGTCGGCACGGCTTTCGCGGCCGGTGACGTCCAACCAGGCCAGGAAGTCTTTACCGTCGGGTATCCCATGGGCTGGGGCCCGACGATGTCGTTCGGCCACCTCGGCAACACCAGCACGTTCCTGCAAACGGTCGACACAAGACTCCTTCAAGCCGACGTCGCCGCCTGCAGCGGCAACTCTGGCGGCGGGCTCTACAATGAGCGCGGTGAAGTGGTCGGCATCATGCATGCGATCATTCAAACCGAACGGGATGACTCCACCGCCCGCTGCAGCCGAATGGCCTTTGCGATTCCCGCACTGCTGGCTGAACGGATCGTGAACGCGGCGCTGGAAGGGAAACCCTTGACCTTCTCCAAGATGGGCATTCAAATGGCGGCCGTACGGGACGGCACGAAGTGGCGCATGGCAGTCAAGGATGTATCGGAACCGGCCAAGTCGGCGGGGATTCAGAAGCATGATGTCATCATCGCAGTGGATGACACCGAGATCGACGACGCGGCCCATCTGAAGAATTATCTCATTGAGCGCACGAGTCCCGGCCAACAGGTCCGCGTCAAGGTCCGTCGTCTCGATGCCGCCCTCACCTTCACCGTCACGCTGGGCGGAGGGTAG
- a CDS encoding ATP-binding cassette domain-containing protein, translating to MTILELNQAAVYRGDALVFDGLSLVLEEKQQTVILGPNGAGKSTILKLIAGELHPVPKETPSLRVFGEDRWNVWDLRKRLGVVSHDLQHRYMDHVRGLDVVLSGFYASIGTYRYQEFSESHLLRAGRLLDELGAGNLKARSFGEMSTGEQRRVLLARALVHDPGVLVFDEPTSGLDLQACFHYLALLRRLIAQGKTIILVTHHMHEIPPEVSRVILLKAGRIMADGDKAHVLTQQRLSALFDVPLQLVQASGWYQALPA from the coding sequence ATGACGATCCTCGAACTCAACCAGGCCGCCGTATATCGTGGGGATGCGCTGGTGTTCGATGGGTTGTCGCTGGTGTTGGAGGAGAAGCAGCAGACCGTCATCCTCGGTCCGAACGGAGCCGGCAAGTCGACGATCCTCAAACTGATCGCCGGTGAACTGCACCCGGTTCCCAAAGAGACCCCCTCCCTCCGCGTGTTCGGGGAAGACCGATGGAACGTGTGGGACCTGCGCAAGCGGCTCGGTGTGGTGTCGCATGATCTCCAACATCGCTACATGGACCATGTGCGGGGGCTGGATGTCGTGCTCTCCGGGTTCTATGCTAGTATCGGGACCTATCGGTACCAGGAGTTCAGCGAATCCCATCTGCTGCGGGCCGGGCGGTTGCTGGATGAATTGGGTGCCGGGAATCTAAAGGCACGATCGTTCGGTGAGATGTCTACGGGTGAGCAGCGCAGGGTCCTGCTGGCGCGGGCCCTCGTGCATGACCCGGGAGTGCTGGTCTTTGATGAGCCCACCAGCGGACTCGATCTCCAAGCCTGCTTCCATTACCTGGCGCTCTTGAGGCGGTTGATCGCGCAGGGCAAGACCATCATCTTGGTCACCCACCACATGCACGAGATTCCGCCCGAGGTTTCGCGGGTGATCCTGCTGAAGGCCGGGCGTATCATGGCCGACGGTGACAAGGCTCACGTCTTGACACAGCAGCGGCTGAGCGCACTCTTCGACGTGCCGCTCCAACTGGTGCAGGCGAGCGGCTGGTACCAGGCCCTGCCTGCGTAG
- the aroC gene encoding chorismate synthase, whose protein sequence is MAGNTFGRLFTVTSFGESHGPAIGGVVDGCPPGLALSAADIQQDLDRRKPGTSRHVTQRQESDTVEILAGVFEGRTTGTPIALLIRNEDQRSRDYGNLIDTFRPGHADYTYWQKYGIRDHRGGGRASARETAVRVAAAAIAKKWLQERHGVLIRGYLSQLGPIDVPFRSWDAVGRNPFFAADAEVVGRLESFMDELRKAGDSVGAKVTTVAEGVPVGWGAPVYAKLDADLAGAMMSINAVKAVEIGAGFASVAQRGSEHGDELTPEGFITNHAGGILGGISTGQDVVVTIGIKPTSSIRIPRRSIDKEGRPTTVETSGRHDPCVGIRATPIAEAMMALVLMDHALLHRAQNADVSTSTPKIPGSMR, encoded by the coding sequence GTGGCCGGCAACACCTTCGGTAGGCTCTTTACCGTGACCTCGTTCGGCGAGAGTCACGGCCCGGCGATCGGTGGCGTGGTTGATGGGTGCCCGCCTGGTCTCGCCCTTAGTGCGGCGGATATCCAGCAGGATCTCGATCGGCGCAAACCCGGCACTTCCCGCCACGTCACGCAACGGCAAGAATCCGATACGGTCGAAATCCTTGCAGGGGTTTTCGAAGGCCGGACCACCGGTACGCCGATCGCCCTGTTGATCCGTAACGAAGACCAGCGTAGCCGCGACTACGGCAATCTCATCGACACCTTCCGGCCCGGCCATGCCGATTATACCTACTGGCAGAAATACGGCATCCGCGACCATCGGGGAGGTGGGAGGGCCTCGGCGCGGGAAACGGCGGTGCGGGTAGCGGCCGCCGCGATTGCGAAGAAGTGGTTGCAAGAGAGGCATGGCGTTCTCATCCGCGGATACCTTAGCCAACTGGGGCCGATTGACGTACCGTTTCGGAGTTGGGACGCCGTCGGGAGGAACCCCTTCTTTGCCGCCGACGCCGAGGTGGTGGGCCGGCTCGAATCCTTTATGGATGAGCTGAGAAAGGCCGGCGATTCCGTGGGGGCCAAGGTCACGACCGTGGCTGAAGGGGTCCCGGTGGGGTGGGGGGCGCCGGTCTATGCGAAATTGGACGCGGATCTCGCGGGAGCCATGATGAGCATCAACGCCGTGAAGGCGGTGGAGATCGGCGCGGGTTTTGCCTCGGTGGCTCAGCGCGGCTCTGAACACGGCGACGAACTGACGCCGGAGGGGTTCATCACGAACCATGCCGGCGGGATCCTCGGTGGCATTTCTACGGGCCAGGATGTGGTCGTCACGATCGGCATCAAGCCCACCTCGAGCATTCGTATTCCACGCCGGTCGATTGATAAGGAGGGCCGTCCCACGACGGTCGAAACCAGCGGCCGCCATGATCCCTGCGTCGGGATCAGGGCCACGCCGATCGCTGAAGCCATGATGGCCCTCGTCCTGATGGACCATGCGCTGCTGCATCGGGCGCAAAACGCCGATGTGTCCACGTCGACTCCCAAAATTCCCGGCTCAATGCGGTGA
- the aspS gene encoding aspartate--tRNA ligase: protein MKIRTHRCGELTKANVGQQVVLNGWVQRRRDHGAVLFIDLRDRTGLTQIVFNAERNAAVHQAAQTLRSECVLSISGQVMARPEESRNPNLSTGEIEIFVDTLDLLNEAKTPPFMIEDDLEITEALRLKYRYLDLRRPKMQRLLGLRHGIMQAVRAFLNAEQFLEVETPVLTKSTPEGARDYLVPSRVNPGMFFALPQSPQLFKQVLMVSGVDRYYQIARCFRDEDLRNDRQPEFTQIDLEMSFVDREQVMALMERMIVSVFTQAGGVELPTPFPRMTYAEAMGRYGSDKPDLRFGMPLYDVTAFAAASEFKVFKDAATKGGLVKALIVTGGASIARSRIDALGETAKSFGAKGLAWLKLTPEGQLESVIAKFLDAKAFAAALPEAKPGDLVLFGADKPAIVHDVLGRIRLLLGEELNLIDKQAWKPLWVTEFPLLDYSPEEKRYVFMHNPFAAPMDEDLPFLDTDPLRARAKAYDLVLNGSEIGGGSIRNHRSEIQLRILDLLGIGKEQAQAKFGFLLEALEYGAPPHGGIAFGLDRLIMLLGGADSIRDVIAFPKTQRAQCPLTEAPSSVASDQLKELRIKLDLVE from the coding sequence ATGAAGATCAGGACGCATCGATGCGGAGAATTGACCAAGGCCAACGTCGGCCAGCAGGTCGTATTGAACGGGTGGGTACAGCGACGCCGCGATCACGGGGCGGTGTTGTTCATCGATCTGCGCGACCGGACTGGGTTGACGCAGATTGTCTTCAACGCCGAGCGGAATGCGGCGGTCCATCAGGCGGCACAAACGTTGCGGAGCGAATGCGTGCTGTCGATCAGCGGACAGGTCATGGCGCGCCCTGAGGAATCGCGCAATCCAAACCTGTCGACGGGGGAAATCGAAATTTTCGTCGACACCCTTGATCTGCTGAACGAGGCCAAGACGCCACCCTTCATGATCGAGGACGACCTCGAGATCACCGAAGCCCTGCGTCTGAAATACCGGTACCTCGATCTACGGCGCCCGAAGATGCAACGGCTGCTGGGCCTGCGCCACGGCATCATGCAGGCCGTGCGGGCGTTTCTGAATGCCGAGCAGTTCTTGGAGGTGGAAACACCGGTCCTCACGAAGAGCACACCGGAAGGGGCGAGAGATTACCTGGTGCCCAGCCGGGTGAATCCAGGAATGTTCTTCGCGTTGCCCCAGTCGCCGCAGCTCTTCAAACAGGTGCTGATGGTCAGTGGGGTCGACCGCTACTACCAGATTGCCCGCTGCTTCCGGGATGAGGACCTACGCAACGATCGCCAGCCGGAATTTACCCAGATCGATCTGGAAATGTCCTTCGTCGACCGCGAACAGGTCATGGCCTTGATGGAGCGGATGATCGTTTCGGTGTTCACGCAGGCCGGGGGGGTGGAGCTACCCACGCCGTTCCCTCGCATGACCTACGCGGAGGCGATGGGGCGTTATGGGTCCGATAAGCCTGACCTCCGGTTCGGCATGCCGCTGTATGACGTGACGGCCTTTGCCGCTGCGAGCGAGTTCAAGGTGTTCAAGGACGCCGCTACCAAGGGAGGGCTCGTCAAGGCGTTGATCGTGACCGGCGGGGCTTCCATTGCGCGGAGCCGCATTGATGCGCTGGGCGAGACCGCCAAGAGTTTCGGCGCCAAAGGGCTGGCCTGGTTGAAGCTCACGCCGGAAGGCCAACTGGAGTCGGTGATCGCCAAGTTCCTCGACGCCAAGGCCTTCGCGGCCGCGCTGCCAGAGGCGAAACCGGGCGACTTGGTCCTGTTCGGCGCAGACAAGCCGGCGATCGTGCACGATGTGTTGGGCCGGATCAGGCTGCTTCTGGGCGAGGAATTGAATCTGATCGACAAACAGGCCTGGAAGCCCCTGTGGGTGACGGAGTTTCCCTTGCTGGATTATTCTCCGGAGGAGAAGCGCTACGTCTTCATGCACAATCCTTTTGCCGCCCCCATGGACGAAGACCTGCCGTTCCTCGATACGGACCCATTGAGGGCACGGGCGAAGGCCTACGACCTCGTGCTGAACGGGAGCGAAATCGGCGGCGGGAGCATCCGCAACCACCGGAGCGAGATTCAGCTGCGTATTCTGGATCTGCTGGGGATCGGCAAGGAGCAGGCGCAGGCCAAGTTCGGCTTCCTGCTGGAAGCGTTGGAGTATGGCGCCCCGCCCCATGGCGGGATCGCGTTCGGCCTCGACCGATTGATCATGTTGTTGGGCGGAGCCGATTCCATCCGCGACGTGATCGCCTTCCCCAAGACGCAGCGGGCGCAATGTCCGTTGACCGAGGCGCCCTCCAGCGTGGCGTCAGACCAATTGAAGGAACTGCGCATCAAGCTCGACCTCGTGGAATAG
- a CDS encoding rRNA pseudouridine synthase: MNVRLQKLIAGTGIASRRKAEELIIAGRVTINGQVVRELGTKVDPERDHVKVDGKHLRAAQPYVYLILNKPKNVMSTLDDPEGRPTVKDYLHGVTVRVFPVGRLDFDSEGLMLLTNHGDLAQALLHPRYHVPKTYLIKVKGVLDDAKIDALERGVKLEDGYTAPAKVVKVSKAESNSWLEVTIHEGRKHQVKRMIEAVGSSVIKLTRIRMGPLLLGDLAPGAYRFLTDREANRLRELVEDRITRVERPGLDASGKPVPWTAPQQPAPPRPPKPARTGRGPKASGQPAPGRRTRTVGPAGLRSKRSGVTDASRGRRTTGGRAREGTRRRP; encoded by the coding sequence ATGAACGTCCGATTGCAAAAACTCATCGCGGGAACCGGAATCGCGTCGCGGCGTAAGGCGGAAGAGCTGATTATCGCCGGACGGGTCACGATCAACGGGCAGGTTGTCCGTGAGCTGGGGACGAAGGTCGATCCCGAGCGCGACCACGTGAAAGTGGATGGGAAGCACCTGCGCGCGGCGCAGCCGTATGTCTACCTGATCCTCAACAAACCCAAGAACGTCATGTCGACGCTGGATGATCCCGAGGGAAGGCCCACGGTGAAGGACTACCTGCACGGCGTGACGGTGCGGGTGTTTCCGGTCGGCCGATTGGACTTCGACAGCGAAGGACTGATGCTGCTGACTAATCATGGAGACCTGGCTCAGGCGCTGCTTCATCCGCGGTACCACGTGCCCAAGACCTACTTGATCAAGGTGAAAGGCGTCCTCGACGATGCCAAGATCGACGCGCTGGAACGCGGCGTCAAACTTGAGGACGGCTACACGGCGCCGGCCAAAGTGGTCAAGGTCAGCAAGGCGGAAAGTAACTCCTGGCTGGAGGTCACCATTCATGAGGGACGCAAGCACCAAGTCAAACGCATGATCGAAGCGGTCGGCAGTTCGGTGATCAAGTTGACGCGCATCCGCATGGGGCCTCTTCTCTTAGGCGACTTGGCGCCAGGGGCCTATCGCTTCCTCACCGACCGTGAGGCCAACCGTCTACGCGAGCTGGTCGAGGACCGCATCACGAGAGTTGAACGACCGGGATTGGATGCATCCGGAAAACCTGTTCCCTGGACGGCCCCTCAGCAGCCGGCCCCTCCTCGACCGCCAAAACCGGCGCGGACCGGGCGGGGGCCGAAAGCGTCGGGGCAGCCGGCCCCTGGGAGACGGACGAGGACAGTCGGTCCAGCGGGCCTGCGCTCGAAGCGGAGCGGGGTGACGGATGCCAGCCGAGGACGACGTACGACCGGCGGACGGGCCAGAGAGGGAACGCGGAGACGACCATGA
- the guaA gene encoding glutamine-hydrolyzing GMP synthase: MELWHDRILVLDFGSQYTQLIARRIREVQVYSQILPCTVSLATILAYRPKGIVLSGGPSSVYAKKAPSVPKQLFEQGIPILGICYGMQLVTHLEGGEVGKAPHREFGRADLTLDDRSDLFKGIGTRGSTVVWMSHGDRIERMPPGFRSIAHTDNSPVAAMKRHDAKQRVYCLQFHPEVAHTPEGAAILKNFVYGICGCKPTWTMRSYVDTAVEQIRQQVGKDRVLCALSGGVDSSVAAALTHRAIGDQLTCVFVDNGVLRSGEREQVEKTFAAHEHLNLRVVNGSAQFLAALKNVTDPERKRKIIGRLFIKLFEAEAKGLTGIKYLVQGTLYPDVIESVSFKGPSATIKTHHNVGGLPTKMKLKLVEPLRELFKDEVRVLGQELGLPDAIIWRQPFPGPGLAIRILGAVTKDRLAILRAAESIVDQEIRSAGLYREIWQAFAVLLPIRTVGVMGDQRTYEHVVAIRAVTSLDGMTADWAKIPADVLGRMSNRIINEVKGVNRVVYDISSKPPSTIEWE; the protein is encoded by the coding sequence ATGGAACTTTGGCACGACAGAATCCTCGTTCTGGATTTCGGCTCGCAATATACCCAATTGATCGCACGGCGCATCCGCGAAGTGCAGGTCTATTCACAGATCCTGCCCTGCACGGTGTCGCTCGCCACCATCTTGGCCTATCGCCCCAAGGGGATTGTGTTGTCGGGCGGGCCCTCCAGTGTGTATGCCAAGAAGGCCCCGTCGGTGCCAAAGCAGCTGTTCGAGCAGGGTATTCCCATTCTCGGTATCTGTTACGGAATGCAGCTCGTGACGCATCTTGAGGGGGGAGAGGTCGGAAAGGCGCCGCACCGGGAATTCGGCCGTGCCGACCTGACGCTGGATGATCGGTCTGATTTGTTCAAGGGGATCGGGACTCGCGGCTCGACGGTCGTGTGGATGTCGCACGGCGATCGCATTGAGCGCATGCCGCCGGGTTTCCGGTCGATCGCCCACACGGACAACTCACCGGTGGCCGCCATGAAGCGGCACGACGCCAAACAGCGGGTCTATTGCCTGCAGTTCCATCCCGAAGTCGCACATACCCCTGAAGGTGCCGCGATCCTCAAGAACTTCGTCTATGGCATTTGCGGCTGCAAGCCGACTTGGACCATGCGGTCCTATGTCGACACGGCGGTGGAACAGATCCGCCAACAGGTTGGGAAGGATCGGGTCCTGTGCGCCTTGAGCGGTGGGGTGGACTCGTCTGTGGCCGCGGCGTTGACTCATCGCGCGATCGGTGACCAACTGACCTGTGTGTTCGTCGACAATGGCGTCTTGCGGAGCGGCGAACGGGAACAGGTGGAGAAGACCTTTGCCGCGCACGAGCATCTCAACCTGCGGGTCGTGAACGGGTCAGCGCAGTTCTTGGCCGCGCTCAAGAATGTCACGGATCCAGAGCGCAAACGCAAGATCATCGGTCGGCTGTTCATCAAGCTGTTCGAGGCAGAGGCGAAAGGCCTTACCGGCATCAAGTATTTGGTCCAGGGCACGCTGTATCCCGACGTGATCGAAAGCGTGAGTTTCAAGGGACCTTCGGCAACGATCAAAACACATCATAATGTCGGTGGGTTGCCGACCAAGATGAAGCTGAAGCTGGTCGAGCCCTTGCGGGAATTGTTCAAGGACGAAGTGCGGGTGTTGGGGCAGGAGCTTGGGTTGCCCGATGCCATCATTTGGCGACAACCCTTCCCGGGGCCGGGACTGGCCATTCGTATCCTGGGCGCGGTCACGAAAGACCGGCTTGCCATTCTCCGGGCGGCGGAATCCATCGTCGATCAAGAGATTCGGAGCGCGGGATTGTACCGCGAGATCTGGCAGGCCTTTGCGGTGCTGCTCCCGATCCGCACCGTGGGGGTCATGGGCGACCAACGGACCTACGAACATGTGGTGGCGATTCGCGCCGTGACCAGCCTTGACGGGATGACCGCCGATTGGGCCAAGATTCCCGCGGATGTGCTGGGTCGCATGTCCAACCGCATCATCAACGAAGTGAAGGGCGTGAACCGCGTCGTATACGACATCAGCTCGAAACCGCCTTCAACCATTGAGTGGGAGTAG